The proteins below come from a single Caulobacter flavus genomic window:
- a CDS encoding FAD-binding dehydrogenase has translation MDADVIVVGGGLAGLVAANELVQAGKRVALVDQENAANLGGQAFWSFGGLFLVNSPEQRRLGIRDSLDLAWRDWLGSADWDRLDGPLPQDEWAIRWGRAYVEFAAGAKRDWLRRHGITLTPMVGWAERGAGQALGHGNSVPRFHVAWGTGTGVSEPFAERARQAAARGRLTFHHRRRVDALVVEGGRVTGVSGSVLAADDAPRGAPSSRQVVGDFTLTAGAVVLATGGIGGNHELVRRYWPERLGAPPTNMITGVPEYVDGRMLDIAADAGARLVNRDRMWHYVEGVRNWNPIWPRHAIRILPGPSSMWFDALGRRLPFPALPGYDTVATLRHLRTTPDLAGHDHSWFVVSQKILEKEFALSGSEQNGDITNRRRLSLLKSRLGKGAPPEVDAFKRNGADFVVSANLEELVGKMNALTDRPLLDPALIRRQIEDRDAQMDNPFAKDLQVMGIHNSRRSLGDRLARTAKPHRILDPAAGPLIGVKLHVLTRKSLGGLQTDLAGRVLTPDGQVLEGLYAAGEASGFGGGGLHGYNALEGTFLGGCIFSGLAAGRALAEAV, from the coding sequence ATGGACGCTGACGTCATCGTCGTCGGAGGCGGGCTGGCCGGGCTGGTGGCAGCCAACGAGCTGGTCCAGGCCGGCAAGCGGGTGGCGCTGGTCGACCAGGAGAACGCCGCCAATCTGGGCGGCCAGGCCTTCTGGTCGTTCGGCGGGCTGTTCCTGGTCAATTCGCCCGAGCAGCGGCGCCTTGGCATTCGCGACAGCCTCGACCTGGCCTGGCGCGACTGGCTGGGCAGCGCCGACTGGGACCGCCTGGACGGTCCCCTCCCGCAGGACGAATGGGCGATCCGCTGGGGGCGGGCCTATGTCGAGTTCGCGGCCGGCGCCAAGCGCGACTGGCTGCGCAGGCATGGGATCACGCTGACGCCCATGGTCGGCTGGGCCGAGCGCGGCGCGGGCCAGGCCCTGGGACACGGCAATTCGGTTCCCCGCTTCCACGTAGCCTGGGGCACCGGCACCGGCGTTTCGGAGCCGTTCGCCGAGCGGGCCCGCCAGGCCGCCGCCCGGGGACGGCTGACCTTCCATCACCGCCGTCGCGTCGACGCGCTGGTCGTCGAGGGCGGCCGCGTGACCGGCGTGTCGGGCAGCGTGCTGGCGGCCGACGACGCGCCGCGCGGGGCGCCGTCCAGCCGCCAGGTCGTCGGCGACTTCACCCTGACGGCCGGCGCCGTCGTGCTGGCCACCGGCGGCATCGGCGGCAATCACGAGCTGGTCCGCCGCTACTGGCCCGAGCGCCTGGGCGCGCCGCCCACGAACATGATCACCGGGGTGCCGGAGTATGTGGACGGGCGGATGCTCGACATCGCCGCCGACGCCGGTGCTCGCCTCGTGAACCGCGACCGCATGTGGCACTACGTCGAGGGCGTGCGGAACTGGAACCCGATCTGGCCCCGGCACGCGATCCGCATCCTGCCGGGCCCGTCGTCGATGTGGTTCGACGCCCTGGGGCGGCGACTGCCCTTCCCTGCCCTGCCCGGCTACGACACCGTCGCCACGCTGCGCCATCTGCGCACGACGCCGGACCTGGCCGGGCACGACCACTCCTGGTTCGTCGTCAGCCAGAAGATCCTGGAGAAGGAGTTCGCCCTCTCCGGTTCCGAGCAGAACGGCGACATCACCAATCGCCGCCGCCTGTCGCTGCTGAAGTCGCGTCTGGGCAAGGGCGCGCCGCCCGAGGTCGACGCCTTCAAGCGCAACGGCGCCGACTTCGTGGTCTCGGCCAACCTCGAGGAACTGGTCGGCAAGATGAACGCCCTGACCGACCGGCCGCTGCTTGATCCCGCCCTGATCCGCCGCCAGATCGAGGACCGCGACGCCCAGATGGACAATCCCTTCGCCAAGGACCTGCAGGTGATGGGCATCCACAACAGCCGGCGCTCCCTCGGCGACAGGCTCGCGCGGACGGCCAAGCCGCACCGGATCCTCGATCCGGCGGCCGGACCGCTGATCGGGGTCAAGCTGCACGTCCTGACCCGCAAGTCGCTGGGCGGCCTGCAGACTGATCTGGCGGGCCGCGTGCTGACGCCGGACGGCCAGGTGCTGGAAGGTCTCTACGCGGCCGGTGAGGCCTCGGGCTTCGGCGGCGGCGGGCTGCACGGCTACAACGCCCTGGAAGGCACCTTCCTGGGCGGCTGCATCTTCTCGGGGCTGGCCGCCGGCCGCGCCCTGGCCGAGGCCGTCTGA
- a CDS encoding bile acid:sodium symporter family protein, with protein MAADALASPLTTVALPAALGLIMFGLGLSLTPADFARVGRRPRAAVVALACQLLVLPVMGLGLALLFRLPPETAVGLMLLAASPGGTAANLYSHLFRGDVALNISLTAINSILAVVTLPIVVNLSVAWFQPGELSVGLRFSKTVEVFLVVLGPVALGMLVRRLRPAFADAMDRPVRVVSVAFLTLLIGAAVAANIATLKDEVLALAGVTVAFCLLSLTVGFVVPRLFSVARDQAIASAFEVGLHNAALAIVVAQSVLQRPEMSLPAAVYGVLMFPLAAMFGWVLSRTARREAAALT; from the coding sequence ATGGCCGCCGACGCTCTCGCCTCGCCGCTGACCACGGTGGCCCTGCCGGCCGCCCTGGGCCTGATCATGTTCGGCCTGGGTCTCAGCCTGACGCCCGCCGACTTCGCCCGGGTCGGCCGGCGGCCGCGCGCCGCCGTCGTGGCCCTGGCCTGCCAGCTGCTGGTGCTGCCGGTGATGGGCCTTGGCCTGGCGTTGCTGTTTCGACTGCCGCCCGAGACGGCGGTGGGCCTGATGCTGCTGGCGGCCTCGCCCGGCGGCACGGCGGCCAATCTCTACAGCCACCTCTTCCGCGGCGACGTGGCCCTGAACATCAGCCTGACGGCGATCAACTCGATCCTGGCCGTCGTCACCCTGCCGATCGTGGTCAACCTGTCGGTGGCCTGGTTCCAGCCGGGCGAGCTGAGCGTGGGCCTGCGGTTTTCCAAGACGGTCGAGGTGTTTCTCGTCGTGCTGGGGCCGGTGGCCCTGGGGATGCTGGTGCGCCGCCTGCGCCCGGCCTTCGCCGACGCCATGGACCGACCCGTGCGGGTGGTGTCGGTGGCGTTCCTCACCCTGCTGATCGGCGCGGCCGTCGCCGCCAACATCGCGACCTTGAAGGACGAGGTGCTGGCCCTGGCCGGCGTCACCGTCGCCTTCTGCCTGCTCAGCCTGACGGTCGGCTTCGTCGTGCCGCGTCTCTTCAGCGTGGCCCGCGACCAGGCGATCGCCAGCGCCTTCGAGGTGGGGCTGCACAACGCCGCCCTGGCCATCGTCGTGGCCCAGTCGGTCCTGCAGCGGCCGGAGATGAGCCTGCCGGCCGCCGTCTACGGCGTGCTGATGTTCCCGCTGGCGGCGATGTTCGGATGGGTGCTGAGCCGTACGGCGCGGCGCGAGGCCGCTGCGCTCACCTGA
- a CDS encoding AMP-binding protein, producing the protein MTGAQTPAADADRLWAERFWTQSYRADVPATIDDELALWRSVGELFEADASRYADRTGFVSLGTGVSYGRALAEAKAFAAWLQAVGVRQGERVALMMPNCLQYPVTLFGTLMAGAVVVNVNPLYTPRELHHQLADSGAVAIVAMEMFAHTLEQAIEGTAIRHVVVTAMGDMMGPAKGAAVNAMMRHVEKLVPKWRLPGALRWPAMMRKARRQKLAPVDIRPEDLAFLQYTGGTTGVAKGAMLTHRNIIANVLQGRAWIMTQIPQDQAVGNVTMLPLYHVFSLTANLLMFVGVGGRNILIANPRDAKRVEWVLRNERFTGLTGLNTLFTSLLNNEAFRSRDFSDLRLTIAGGMATQRAVAEEWQDVTGAPVIEGYGLTECSPVVCIGYVDIDNPQTMGFDGTVGLPVPSTEVRMRRDDGSWCGVDEPGELCVRGPQVMKGYWGHPDETAKVLSADGWLASGDIGVMQADGRVKLLDRLKEMILVSGFNVYPSEIEDVVAAHPLVEEVAAIGVPDPVQGERIKIVVVRRSAELTSEALVAHCRERLTAYKVPRIVEFRAEPLPKTPVGKVLRRELR; encoded by the coding sequence ATGACCGGCGCCCAGACCCCCGCCGCCGACGCCGACCGCCTGTGGGCCGAGCGCTTCTGGACCCAGTCGTACCGCGCCGACGTGCCGGCCACGATCGACGACGAGCTGGCCCTGTGGCGTTCGGTGGGCGAACTGTTCGAGGCCGACGCGAGCCGCTACGCCGACCGTACCGGCTTCGTCAGCCTGGGCACGGGCGTCAGCTACGGCCGGGCGCTGGCCGAGGCCAAGGCCTTCGCCGCCTGGCTGCAGGCGGTCGGCGTGCGGCAGGGCGAGCGGGTCGCGCTGATGATGCCCAACTGCCTGCAGTACCCGGTGACCCTGTTCGGTACGCTGATGGCCGGCGCCGTGGTGGTCAACGTCAACCCGCTCTACACGCCGCGCGAGCTGCATCATCAGCTGGCCGACAGCGGTGCGGTGGCGATCGTGGCCATGGAGATGTTCGCCCATACGCTGGAGCAGGCCATCGAGGGCACCGCGATCCGCCATGTCGTGGTGACGGCCATGGGCGACATGATGGGCCCGGCCAAGGGCGCGGCCGTCAACGCCATGATGCGCCACGTCGAGAAGCTGGTTCCCAAGTGGCGCCTGCCCGGCGCCCTGCGCTGGCCGGCGATGATGCGCAAGGCGCGCCGCCAGAAGCTCGCCCCGGTGGATATCCGCCCCGAGGACCTGGCCTTCCTGCAGTACACCGGCGGCACGACGGGGGTGGCGAAGGGGGCCATGCTGACCCATCGCAACATCATCGCCAACGTGCTCCAGGGCCGGGCCTGGATCATGACCCAGATCCCGCAGGATCAGGCTGTCGGCAACGTCACGATGCTGCCACTCTATCACGTGTTCTCGCTGACGGCGAACCTGCTGATGTTCGTCGGCGTGGGCGGGCGCAACATCCTGATCGCCAACCCGCGCGACGCCAAACGGGTGGAGTGGGTACTGCGCAACGAGCGCTTCACCGGCCTGACGGGCCTCAACACGCTGTTCACCAGCCTGCTGAACAACGAGGCGTTCCGCAGCCGCGACTTCTCGGACCTGCGCCTGACCATCGCCGGCGGCATGGCCACCCAGCGCGCCGTCGCCGAGGAGTGGCAGGACGTCACCGGCGCGCCGGTGATCGAGGGCTACGGCCTGACCGAGTGCTCGCCGGTGGTCTGCATCGGCTATGTCGACATCGACAATCCGCAGACCATGGGCTTTGACGGCACCGTCGGCCTGCCGGTGCCCTCGACCGAGGTGCGGATGCGCCGCGACGACGGCTCCTGGTGCGGCGTCGACGAGCCGGGCGAGCTGTGCGTGCGTGGTCCGCAGGTGATGAAGGGCTATTGGGGCCATCCCGACGAGACGGCCAAGGTGCTTTCGGCCGACGGCTGGCTGGCCAGCGGCGACATCGGGGTAATGCAGGCCGACGGCCGCGTGAAGCTGCTGGACCGGCTGAAGGAGATGATCCTGGTCTCGGGCTTCAACGTCTATCCCAGCGAGATCGAGGACGTGGTCGCCGCCCACCCGCTGGTCGAGGAGGTCGCCGCGATCGGCGTGCCCGACCCGGTGCAGGGCGAGCGGATCAAGATCGTGGTGGTGCGCCGCTCGGCCGAGCTGACCTCCGAGGCCCTGGTCGCTCACTGCCGCGAGCGGCTGACGGCCTACAAGGTGCCCAGGATCGTCGAGTTCCGAGCCGAGCCGCTGCCGAAGACCCCGGTGGGCAAGGTTCTGCGGCGCGAGCTCAGGTGA